cctgagcctaagaAGTCGCGGCTGCAATAaacagtgattgcaccactgcactccagcctgggtgacagagtgaaaccctgccccctcccccaaaaaagaaaagtcccaTGAAACAGACCTACACAGGTGAGATTCTGAGATTGATCTGGTTCTGACCTCGGTCAGGAATGCAGTGCTGAGCTTCTTGCCAACAGAATATGAGACACTAGAAAGCCATAGCATGCGGTTTCATCATGTTTAACTGTCACCTGTGGTTGCCTGAGATGAAGTGCTGACTGAAGCGAGCACCTTAGGAGACACAGTGGCCACTGCACTGAGCAGCTGGTAGCAGCAGTGGTGACCATGTGGACTGGGGGGTGGGTTGGCTGCTTTTGACAGTGCCAGAGAACTCAAAGAAATAGCCACACCTGTCGGAGACCCCAGTTCTTGCCCACCTCTGCATGGACGAACCTCTCGCCGAAGTGGAGCCTGCCGCCCTCCCTGGGGTAAGAGCCCATCCTACATGTCCCCAGACAGGCCTGGGTGGCCGGTGGACTATCGTCAAAGGGACTGTGCAGCCAGGGTTCTCCACACCCAAGGCCGCCCCTGCACTCCCAGCAGGAGGGCGCCCGCACCGGCGGCCCGAAAAAGTCTGGGCCAGCAGACAGCGCACTCACGCCCGAGACCCCGCAATGCCGTGTGTCCGCGACCTCCCGCTCAGGGCGTCCTCGGGTCAGGGCGCAGCGCGGCCCCCGTGCCGCTTCTGGTGCTCGTTGAGGTTGCAACGGTGGCTGAAAGGCTTCCCGCACTCGCCGCAAGCGTAGGGCCTCTCGCCCGTGTGCGTGCGCCGGTGGCTTAAGAGCTCCGACTTGCGCACGAAGGCCTTGCTGCAGTGGGCGCAGACGAACGGCCTCTCGCCAGAGTGCAGGCGCTGGTGCTGGCGCAGCTCGGAGCTGCCGCGGAAGGCCTTGCCGCATTCTGCGCAGGCGAAGGGTCGCTCTCCCGTGTGCGAAAGCCGGTGGTGCGCCAGGCCGGAACTGCCGCGGAAGGCCTTGCCGCAGTCGGCGCAGGCGAAGGGCTTGGCGCCCGAGTGCGTGCGCCGGTGGCTCAGTAGGTTGGAGCGCTGGCTGAAGGCCTTGCCGCACTGGGCGCACGCATGAGGCTTCTCGCCCGTGTGCACGCGCCGGTGCTCCGCCAGGTAGGAGCCCATGACGAAAGCCTGGCCGCACTCGGCGCACTCGAAGGGCCGCTCACCAGTGTGCGTGCGCTGGTGCTGCAGGAGCTGCGAGCTCTCGCGGAAAGCCTTTCCGCACTCGGCGCAGGGGAAGGGCTTCTCGCTGCTGTGCGTGCGCCGGTGCTGCCGCAGCCCCGCCACACGCACGAAGGCCTTGCCGCAGTCGGGACAGGCGTGTGGCCGTGCGCCCGCGTGGATCTTCAGGTGCTCGGCCAGGTTGGAGCTCTGGCTGAAGGCCTTGCCACAGTCCCGGCAGGCGTGCGGCCGCGCGCCCGTGTGCACGCGCCGGTGCTCCAGGAAATTGGAGTTCCAGCTGAAGGCCTTGCCGCACTCCGGGCACTCGTAGGGCTTCTCGCCCGTGTGCGTGCGTCGGTGCTGCACCAGCGTGGTGCTTCGGCCGAAGGACTTGCCGCAGTCCGGGCAGCGGAAGGGCTTCAGGCCGCTGTGTGTCTCCTGGTGGTGGATGAGCTGCGAGTGCGCGCGGAAGGCCTTGCCGCACTCCCTGCAAGCGTAGGGCTTCTCGCCGCTGTGGATGCGCTGGTGCTGGCTGAGGTTGGAGCTCCAGGCGAAGGCCTTGCCGCACTCGGGGCACGTGTACGGCTTCTCGCCTGTGTGCACGCGCCGATGCTGCAGCAAGTAAGAGCCCTGGCTGAACGCCTTGCCGCACTCCCCGCACCGGCAGCCCGGCTCCTCTGGGAGAGGCGAAGGGCGCAACGCCCGGTCTGCAGGCTCGCTCCTGGGCCCAGCCCCGTCCCGCCCACCGTCTGCGGGGCCCAGCTCCCTGCCGGGGCCTCCCTGTTCGTCCGCCGCCCCCAGTGTGGCTTGCTGCCGCTGGCCGTCCCCTGCCTCCCTCGGAACCTCCGTGGAGTTTTCCCAGGCCCCCCAGCCTCCAGACACAGCCCCCTCAGAGAGGCCCCTCGTGGCAGTCTTCACATTGCAGAGGACCTGGCCTTCCTCTGGGGCCACCTGCAGGGTCCACCCTCTTGGGGACTCCATCTCGCGCCTGTGACCtaaaacaggagagaaaaggcAAGTACCTTAGAGAATACAAAGAACACCAGACAGAGGGCCTGAGGGGGACACGACGGTGGGTGGGCTGTCATCCCCCACTCTTCTCCTCCAGGTCCCTGGATGCCCAATGCCCTCTGGAGCCTGGAGCAGGAAGGCCAGCAGGCGGGCTAGACACTCGGGGGATGGGCCAGCACTCTGGGCCTGCCTGACAGGGCCACGTGCACATCCCCACACCCGGCCCGGCCcagcaggaggggagggggcgCCAGCATCGCAGAAGGACTCAAAGTTGCCCACGCACCTGCACTGGCCCTACTGTGGCACCACTCTCCTCTCCTTGCTTCACAGGGTGGGGCCCCAAGTGTCAAGAAGGTGGAGACTCCAGTTTGTGAGGAACACGATGGACCCGTCTCCATTCCTGAAGGCTGGAGGACACCGCCTGACCCAAACACAGCTATGTCTGCCTCACCCACTCCACCCTGGCCGGATCCCTGGGTAGTCCCCTCCACACAGTATGGGCAGCATGTCCAGGCTGGAGGATCTCAGTGGCTGTTACCCAGGCAATGTCCACACCAGGCCTCTGTGCAGGTCAGACCAGGTGGTCCAAGGCATGGGGTGGCTGTGCAGCCCAGatccctgagagagagagaggccaaggGTGGGAGGGCCTCCTTGGTCCTAAGGCCATGCCTGCCTGTCCAGCCGATCCTTCCCACAGCGAAGTCTCTACAGCGAGCAAAACCCATCCTCATTTGCCCTGAGCACCTTATCATCCTTGTGTAGTCTCCAGCCCCGctgccaaggcagggcagggacaAGTGTGTAGATGGTGCCATacctggaggtggggcctggaagGGGCCCAGGGGAGCCtcttgctcctctccctcctctgtccTGGGGACCAGCTCCTCTTGGGGCCTGGGGGCTGGCACCTGGGGACAGGAAGGCAGCAGGGCAGGGTGAGGTGTTCAGCCTAGCAGATCTGAGAAAACAAGGGGCATGCGGTGGCATGACCCACCCTTCTCTGCACCTTCAGTTCTCAGGACACAATGCGGAGCACACAGGTGTGGACTGGAGATCTCTGACTCTGCCGTCCAAGCCAAGACCACCAAACTCCCACCTGTCACCATCACTTTCCCACAGCCCCCAGGCCCTCTCAGCCACCAACCCACGACTGGCCCCAGTGCTGGCTCAGCTGGGGTCGTGAGCAGGGGAAGCACACCCAGCCCCCAGACCAGCCCCCACTCATCTGGAGTCCTGGCCCAGCTGACTCCTGCTGTAGCCGCTCTGCCAGGGCAGTGGCCTCCTCAGGGCTGCCTAGCCACTGCTCCTGCGTGTAGGCCTGGATCTCTGGGAGCAGTGTGCCCAATAACTGCTCCAGCACCAAGAGCTCCAGCATCTGCTCCTTGGAGCAGGCCTCAGGCATCAGCCACTGGCAACACAGCTCACGCAGCTGAGCCAGGGCCCCTCGGGGCCCTGCTGCCTTCTCATAGCAGAACCCCCAGAAGCACTGGCCAGGGCTCTTGGAGCTGGGCTCACCCACCATCAGTTCCAGTGGACTCGGGAAGACCTGGGGGGCCAGGGCTGATGCCTCACTCATCTGGGCAGCCATCCTGCCCCTTTCCTGGGAGGGGAGTGCAGCTGCATGGCCCAGGGTACTTTCTCTGCAGCTGGAAACACAAAGGTGAGCCTGTGAGCACAGCAAGGCCACGAAGGTCCCCTCCTTGGGACCACCTGAGACTGAGTAAAAATGGAAGAATGGGGGTATCGGCGTTTCTGGCCCCCAGTGTCAGCATCTTTGCCCACCTGTGTGTCCAGGTGCCTGAGGGACACACTGAGGTGCCATGGCTGCTTGTACCATCCCTTCCCCCCGCCTCCCCGCTTTTCTTGAgggtccctgccctgccctgtctcCTTGGCACCCTTCATCCCACACACAGAACAACTAAGACAGAGACTGTGAACAGGACACCCAGAGTCAGACCAGCAGATGGGTCCTGTTTGTCCCCTCCaggaagtgttttaaaaatttaagttaggccaagtgcggtggctgacggctgtagtcctagcactttgggaggccgaggtgggtggatcacgaggtcagcaattccaagaccagcctggccaacatggtgaaaccccgtctctactaaaaatacaaaaattagccaggcgtggtggcaggcgcctgtaatcccagctactcgggaggctgaggcagagaactgcttgaacccgggaggtggaggttgcagtgagccgagatcgcgccactgcactccagcctgggtgacaaagtgagactctgtctcaaaaaaaaaaaaaagagaataaatactgatacatactacaagatggatgaatcttgaaaatattatgctaagtgtaaatgaaaaaattcagaCACAAAAGACTTCATATTAtgttattccatttatgtgaaatgtccagaacagatAAGTCTgtaagagacagaaagtagatcagcGGTTGCCAGGATCTgcagggaagagagaaatgggAGATACAGCCGtgggagtgatgaaaatattctggaattagtggtGATGACTGTGCAACACTGAATATaccaaaaaccactgaattacacactttaaaaggatgaattgtatggtatttatgttttttaaaaaagttaccaCCCAATCCCAAAAGCTTAAAAACTGTAtgactccatttctttttctttttctttttttttttcttttgacagggtctggctctgtcatccaggctagggtgcagtggtgcaatctcatctcccaggctcaagccatcttcccacctcagcctccgaaggaGCTGGGACatcaagtgcgtgccaccatacccagctaatttttttattttttatttttctatttttgagacggagtttcgctctttcacccaggctggaatgaagtggcgcaatctcggctcactgcaacctctgcccccaggattcaagcgattctcctgcctcagcctccccagtagctgggattacagatgcctgccatcaggcctggcttattttattttattttattttattttttagtagagatggggtttcaccatgttggccaggctggtcccgaactctttttttttttttttttttttttttttttttttgagaagagtcttgctctgtcgcccaggctggagtccagtggcgctatcctggctcactgcaagctctgcctcccgggttcataccattctcctgcctcagcctcccaagtagctgggactacaggcgcctgccaccatgcccggctaatttttttatatttttggtagagccggggtttcaccgtgttagccaggatggtctcgatctcctgacctcgtgatccgcccgcctcagcctcccaaagtgctgggattacaggcgtgagccacggcacccggccggTGGGCCggtcctgaactcttgacctcagatggtccacccgcctcggcctcccaaagtgctagtattacaggcgcgAGACACCTCGCCCAGCCTATGCAACATTCGTAAAATGACAAAATGGTAGAAATGAGAACAGATTACTAGTTGACAAAAAGAGGTTAACGGGGAGCAGAGGTAGGAGGGAAGGGTATGCGGCTCTGTAAGGGCAACACGGGGATCCTtcgtgatggaaatattctgcaTCTCAGTTGTGATATTGTActctagtttttctttctcttctctttttttgagacagagtctcgctctgttgcccaggttggagtgcagtggcgtgatgtgggctcaccgcgacctccgcctcctgggtacaagcgattctcctgcctgagactcccgagtagctgggattacaggcaccagcctccacacccgcctaatttttgtgttttcagtacagatggggtttcaccatgttgctcaggctggtctttaactcctgagctcaagggatccacccgccttggcctcccaaagtgctgggattacagacatgagccaccgcacctggcctctagtTTTTCAAGATGCCACCTTTAGGGGAATTGGGTAAAGCGTACATAGGGTATGCATTACTTGTTACTGCATGTGAATTTATAATTACCTCAAatcaaaagttaaattttaaaaaaacgaCATCTGATTTCAATAAAAATCCATATTTGTGTATTGAAGTATCAGAAATCCGGGTCCCCCAAGGGCCCATGTTTCTTAAGGCGGAGCCAGGCACCGCTGCCCCTCCATCCTGTGGTGTGCGACCCCGACCCGCCAGCCCCCAGCCGCATCTATCAGGGCTGCCGTCCTGAGTCCGTCCTCGTCGTGGGATAGCATGTGAGCCCCGTAAGGTCCTTCCTGTCGGCCTCACTGCTCCAGCCTCCCCGACGTCCTCACGTCCACGCTGCGtgccctttctgagcctcaacgCCTCCTCCTCACCTCGACATGATCAGAGCCACCTCCCGCGTCAGTCCCAGCGCCCACGCCCCCAACAACGGGCACTTGTCCGACCAGTCACGGGTACTTGTGTCTCCCCCACAACCCCCAAGGCCTAGGCTGGACAAACAAATACGGAGTGGATAAAGGGGAGGAAGCTGCGGCCAGGTGGCGCGAGGCCTGTGCGGGCAGCTCCGGAGGCTGGGAGGCGAGCCCAGCCTGGTGAGCTCCGAAACTACCCGGGGCTGGGGACTGATGAACGAATAAATGAATGTGGGAAGAAATGATGGCGCGGCAGGgcatgagtgaatgagtgaaagaATAAACGAGCAGGAGGAACGATGCCACAGAACTGATCGCCATAAGGCTCGCGTTCACCGAGAGAACAGCAAACGGGAGCCATTTCCGTCCCGACCACGGTCGCCTCTGGCCCGTGCAGGGCCACTTCCGGGCCGCTCTGGACGGCGCGGAGGCCTATCTCTCGGTGGTCCCAGAGGGCCCAGCTCAGGGCCGAGGCCCGTCCTGCCCCGCGCGGCGGGAGTGGTTGGAGCCGGAGGGCGGATCTGTGCCTGGCCGAGGGTGTCCGTCGGCGTCACTCACCGTCCTCGGCCCGCCTCTGCGTCCACTAGGAGCGGCCTGAAAGAGGCCCGCACGCGGGCTCGAGCCGCGTGGAATGGTAGGAGGGCGGGCACCGGGTCTCCTGGGGGCGCGGTTGCATTCGGCAGAGCGGCCCAAGGCGTCGCGTTTCTCCCCACTGCGCCTGCGTAACTATGCCGCGGCTGCGGGCGCGCGCCTTCTGGTTCCCATGGGGACGGCGCCACAGCCAAGCTACTCGGGCGTCCTGCGTTGCCATGGATGCGCTCCGCCCCTTCCTGCACCCGGCCAGCCTCTGCGGCACACACCCAACAGCTACACAGGCGCCTGGGGCTGCCCGGGTCGCGGACGCAAGTCGGGCCAACGTAGCTTCTCCCTGGCGGTCCTCCTCCGGCCCCAGGCCGTCTTTACCACCCTGGAACCTTGCTGAGTTGACGCCACTGAGCTGCGTCTCACACCCACGCGCTGTGGAACACCCACCAAGCTGGAATCCACGCGGTTTTTAAAATAGAGtcgggggccgggcgcggtgactcacgcctgtaatcccagcactttgggaggtcgaggcgggcggatcacgaggtcaggagatcgagaccatcctggctaacacggagaaaccccgtctctactaaaaatacaaaaaattagccgggcgtggtggcgggcgcctgtagtcccagctactcgggaggctgaggcaggagaatcgcttgaacctgggaggcggagcttgcagtgagccgagatcgcgacactgcactccagcctggggcgacagaacgagactccgtctcaaaaaaaaaaaaaaaaaattgagtcgggatctcagaagctaagcagggtcgggcctggttagtacttgggaGACCGTCTGGGAACACCGAGTGCTGttggctaaaataaataaataaaccgggcgcggtggctcacgcctgtaatcccagaactttgggaggccgaggcgggcagatcacgaggtcaggagttcgagaccagcctgaccaacatggtgaaaccccgtctctactgaaaatacaaaaattaggcttgttggcgtgtgcctataatcccagctactcgggaggctgaggcaggagaatcgcttgaaccggggaggcagaagttacagtgagctgaggtcgtgccactgcacactccagcctgggtgacagagcaagactccgtctcaaaaaacaacataGACCAGATGCTGTaagctaaaataaatgaatagctagagacggggtctcgctatatggcccaggctggtcttgaacttctgggctcaagtgatcctcccaccttggcctcccaaagtgctaggattacagacccgagccactgcacccggcctccacgAGCTCTTTTTGTACCAATTTTTCCCAATTTGTACTAGGGAGCTCTCACCTCAGCCCAGGTGGTTTGGGCAGGTGTGGGTACATGGCCCAGGTCCACAGCACAGGGCAGTCCATCCCTCTGGCCCTGGCAGTGGTCACTTTGGACCTGTGAGCATCGTGGGACTTCTCTCTGAACTGTTAGGGCCTCTATCTGCTTTGAACCTGAGGCTGTGAGCATCTGTCAGCTGGGGCAGCTGCAGCCTTCTTGCCCCGCTGAAGGATGAATCTGTTAAGAGAATGGAGTCCATACAGAAAAGCAGAACTGAGGGATGGTGTGTTAGTTTCCTGTGGTTATgcagcaaattaccacaaatttggtggcttaaaacagcagaaatataTTCCCGCCCAGTTCTGGGGACCAGAAGTCTAACATCGATATGACTGAGCTGAAACAAGATGTTGACAGGGCTGAGCTCCCTCTGGAAGCTCTAACGTAGAacctttccttgcctttttcagcacCTAGAGCTGCATTCCATGTATTCCTTGGCTTTTCGTCCTTTCCTCCATCATCAAGTAACTGGTAACATCTTACTATTTCTCtcattaagttaaaatatttaacatatgttcattttatcttatttgcaTGAGAGTcaattttagctttaaaaaaatttttattggccgggtggggtggctcaggcctgtaatcccagcaatttgggaggtggaggtgggcggatcacctgaggtcaggagttcgagaccagcctgaccaacatggtgaaaccccgtctttactaaaaatacaaaaattagccgtgtgtggtacatacctgtaatcccagctacttgggagactgaggcaggagaatcgcatgaacctgggaggcagaggttgcagtgagctgagatcatgccactgcactccaacctgggcaacagagcgagactccgtctcaagaaaaaaaaaagggggggaggcctgggcgcagtggctcacgcctgtaatcccaacacttgggaggctgaggcggggggatcacgaggtcaagagatcgagaccatcctagccaacatggtgaaaccctgtctctaccaaaaatacaaaaattagccaggcgtggtggtgtgcgcctgtagtcttgGATCACCCATGCTGGAAGAATTCAGCTGCCCGGACATGAGGAAACTCAGGTCTGCAGTCCTGTGGAGAGGCAGTGGAGCAGTGCATACTCCAAGCCCAGTGGGGCCTTCAGATGATTGCAGTCTTGGCTGCCATGTTGACTTCAACCTCGTGAGAGGCCTTGAGCCAGAACCACAGGCCAAGCTGGTCACGAATTCCCCACCCCCAGAAAATGTTTGCgatgataaatgtttatttatttatttatttatttttgagaaagtcttgctctctcacctaggctggagtgcagcggcgcgatctcagctcattgcaacctctgcctcccaggttcaagggattcttgtgcctcagcctcccaagtagctgggattacaggcacatgccaccatgcccggctaatttttgtatttttagtagaaacggggttttgccatgttgcccaggctgttctggaactcctgagctcaagccatccgcccaactcagcctcccaaagcactgggattacaggcctgagccaccacgcttggcctggAGCATGCCCTTGATGTGCAAACTAACCAATCCAGAGCCTCACCCCTCTACCTGGTCCACACACCGCAGGAGACAGTATTCCTCTGTCTTAATCATCCCCGGAACAGGAGCCAAGCAGCTGGGGAACACTCCCACAGCTGAAAGCCCACAGGAATTACTCCAGCTAGCCAGTCCTGTGCTGTAGGCTCTGCTCTGCCTTGCTTTTCCCTTGGAAACCCCAGTAAAGGCTCTGGCTTAGAGCTCCCCCTTGGTCCTGCCCCTGCTGCCTCTGACAGATGCTGGTGCTTTTCTCATGTGTCCTTCCTTGTGGGCCGTGCCTCCTGTTTCCAGGATCTGTGAGCATGATGAACTTTGTTTTCCTGAGCTTgtcctgtgtctcctcttctggcCACACCTGACTGAGCAGAACATAAAAGCGACAGAACACCAGGAGGGCTGCTGCTTGGGGAAATTGTGTGAGAAGAGTCCTGGGGGACTAGGGGCAGGGCAAGCACTGCTCTCCCTCtcctggaggctggggagagcATCAAGGAGACTACCAGGTAGGAGGAACCATGGGCAGGGCCTCCCTCATCAGGATGCTTTCCCCACAACAGAGGGATTTAAGCCCCTGGTGGGTGAGTCCTGGATTAACCAAGACCTGAGCCTTTTGGGGGGTGCAGAGGACAGAGGACACTGTGAGGTGAGTTTCTCCTGGGTGGATTCCCCAGGGGCCTCTGAGGCTGGTTTCAGGCCCTGCCCTTTGGCTGCCCCACTGGAAGCTCTGAGCATCTACCCTTCAGGGACGCTTTCCCTGGTCTGACCTTGGCAAGGGCAAATAAGAGGTACTCCATGGAGGGTCACCAAGGTCTGGGGCGTAAACGGTGCCCATCTGCACAGTAGCATGAGGGCCACAGAGTGTGGTAAATGTCAGTGACCATCACATGCGGTCCCCAGTGTGGCTGCAGGGGCCACTTAGGATTCTTCTGTTCGGGGTCCCAGGCCACACTTGGGGAACCCTATTGGAAGCAACAAGGTCTAGGCCCTGAGGGCCCAGGGCTCTGCCCTCTCCAGGGCTCTAGCTGAGCCACGTGCAA
The DNA window shown above is from Homo sapiens chromosome 19, GRCh38.p14 Primary Assembly and carries:
- the ZNF497 gene encoding zinc finger protein 497 — protein: MESPRGWTLQVAPEEGQVLCNVKTATRGLSEGAVSGGWGAWENSTEVPREAGDGQRQQATLGAADEQGGPGRELGPADGGRDGAGPRSEPADRALRPSPLPEEPGCRCGECGKAFSQGSYLLQHRRVHTGEKPYTCPECGKAFAWSSNLSQHQRIHSGEKPYACRECGKAFRAHSQLIHHQETHSGLKPFRCPDCGKSFGRSTTLVQHRRTHTGEKPYECPECGKAFSWNSNFLEHRRVHTGARPHACRDCGKAFSQSSNLAEHLKIHAGARPHACPDCGKAFVRVAGLRQHRRTHSSEKPFPCAECGKAFRESSQLLQHQRTHTGERPFECAECGQAFVMGSYLAEHRRVHTGEKPHACAQCGKAFSQRSNLLSHRRTHSGAKPFACADCGKAFRGSSGLAHHRLSHTGERPFACAECGKAFRGSSELRQHQRLHSGERPFVCAHCSKAFVRKSELLSHRRTHTGERPYACGECGKPFSHRCNLNEHQKRHGGRAAP